One part of the Streptomyces lienomycini genome encodes these proteins:
- a CDS encoding RecB family exonuclease, with translation METSTEDAAEETRGPARPAATVTDHADAAAETTAVAADTTATAASPAPVAIRPPTSLSPSRAGDFMQCPLLYRFRVIDRLPEKPSEAATRGTLVHAVLERLFDAPAAERTAPRAKALVPGQWDRLRESRPEVEELFADDPEGERLARWLTEAERLVERWFTLEDPSRLEPAEREMFVEAELDSGLRLRGIIDRVDVAPTGEVRIVDYKTGKAPRPQYAEGALFQMKFYALVVWRLRKVVPRRLQLVYLGSGDVLTYDPVVADLERVERKLLALWDAIRLATETGDWRPRPTKLCGWCDHQAHCPEFGGTPPPYPLPVRAADPGGAEQGRMGPE, from the coding sequence ATGGAGACGAGTACCGAGGATGCCGCGGAGGAGACCCGCGGACCCGCCCGACCGGCGGCGACCGTGACGGACCACGCGGACGCGGCGGCGGAGACCACGGCGGTGGCGGCGGACACGACGGCCACGGCCGCCTCGCCCGCGCCCGTGGCGATACGACCGCCCACCTCGCTCTCGCCCTCCCGCGCCGGTGACTTCATGCAGTGCCCGCTGCTGTACCGGTTCCGGGTCATCGACCGGCTGCCGGAGAAGCCCAGCGAGGCGGCGACCAGGGGGACCCTGGTGCACGCGGTGCTGGAGCGGCTCTTCGACGCCCCGGCGGCCGAGCGCACCGCACCGCGGGCCAAGGCGCTGGTCCCGGGCCAGTGGGACCGGCTGCGGGAGAGCAGGCCCGAGGTCGAGGAGCTGTTCGCGGACGACCCGGAGGGCGAGCGGCTGGCGCGGTGGCTCACCGAGGCGGAGCGGCTCGTCGAGCGCTGGTTCACCCTGGAGGACCCGAGCCGGCTGGAGCCCGCCGAGCGGGAGATGTTCGTCGAGGCCGAGCTGGACTCCGGGCTGCGGCTGCGCGGCATCATCGACCGGGTCGACGTCGCGCCCACCGGTGAGGTGCGGATCGTCGACTACAAGACGGGCAAGGCGCCCCGGCCGCAGTACGCCGAGGGCGCGCTGTTCCAGATGAAGTTCTACGCGTTGGTGGTGTGGCGGCTGAGGAAGGTCGTCCCGCGCCGGCTGCAGCTGGTCTATCTCGGCAGCGGCGACGTACTCACCTACGACCCGGTCGTGGCCGACCTGGAGCGGGTGGAGCGCAAGCTGCTGGCGCTGTGGGACGCGATCCGGCTGGCGACCGAGACCGGCGACTGGCGGCCCCGGCCCACCAAGTTGTGCGGCTGGTGCGACCACCAGGCGCACTGCCCGGAGTTCGGCGGCACTCCCCCGCCCTATCCGCTGCCGGTGAGGGCGGCCGACCCCGGCGGCGCCGAACAGGGCAGAATGGGGCCGGAGTAG
- a CDS encoding IclR family transcriptional regulator translates to MARNIQSLERAAAMLRLLAGGERRLGLSDIASSLGLAKGTAHGILRTLQQEGFVEQDDTSGRYQLGAELLRLGTTYLDVHELRARALVWTDDLARSSGESVHLGVLHQQGVLIVHHVFRPDDSRQVLEIGAMQPLHSTALGKVLSAYDPVAHSEALEADRTAFTDRTVCEPDRFEHILDITRARGYAADVEETWEGIASIAAPIHDRRRMPVGAVGITGAVERLRREGELRPELVAAVRDCARAVSRDLGAGRF, encoded by the coding sequence ATGGCACGGAACATCCAGTCGCTCGAGCGGGCGGCCGCGATGCTGCGCCTGCTCGCGGGCGGCGAGCGGCGGCTCGGCCTGTCGGACATCGCCTCGTCGCTGGGTCTGGCCAAAGGCACCGCGCACGGCATCCTGCGCACCCTCCAGCAGGAGGGCTTCGTCGAGCAGGACGACACCTCCGGGCGCTACCAGCTGGGCGCCGAGCTGCTGCGCCTGGGCACGACCTACCTGGACGTGCACGAGTTGCGGGCCCGCGCCCTGGTGTGGACGGACGACCTGGCCCGCTCCAGCGGCGAGAGCGTCCACCTGGGCGTCCTGCACCAGCAGGGCGTCCTGATCGTGCACCACGTCTTCCGGCCCGACGACAGCCGGCAGGTCCTGGAGATCGGGGCCATGCAGCCGCTGCACTCGACGGCGCTGGGCAAGGTGCTGTCGGCGTACGACCCGGTCGCGCACAGCGAGGCGCTGGAGGCCGACCGCACGGCGTTCACGGACCGGACCGTCTGCGAACCGGACCGGTTCGAGCACATCCTGGACATCACGCGCGCACGTGGCTACGCCGCCGACGTCGAGGAGACCTGGGAGGGCATCGCCTCCATCGCCGCCCCCATCCACGACCGCAGGCGCATGCCGGTCGGCGCGGTCGGCATCACCGGGGCCGTGGAGCGGCTGCGCCGGGAGGGTGAGCTGCGGCCCGAGCTGGTCGCGGCGGTACGGGACTGCGCCCGCGCGGTGTCGCGGGACCTGGGCGCCGGGCGGTTCTAG
- the metH gene encoding methionine synthase, producing the protein MASSPSTPPADTRTRVSALREALATRVVVADGAMGTMLQAQNPSLDDFQQLEGCNEVLNLTRPDIVRSVHEEYFAVGVDAVETNTFGANHSALGEYDIPERVHELSEAGARVAREVADEFAARDGRQRWVLGSMGPGTKLPTLGHAPYPVLRDAYQRNAEGLVAGGADALLVETTQDLLQTKASVLGARRALDALGLDLPVIVSVTVETTGTMLLGSEIGAALTALEPLGIDMIGLNCATGPAEMSEHLRYLARHSRVPLSCMPNAGLPVLGKDGAHYPLTAPELADAQETFVREYGLSLVGGCCGTTPEHLRQVVERVRGAAPTERHPRPEPGAASLYQTVPFRQDTSYLAIGERTNANGSKKFREAMLDGRWDDCVEMARDQIREGAHMLDLCVDYVGRDGVADMEELAGRFATASTLPIVLDSTEVDVLQAGLEKLGGRAVINSVNYEDGAGPESRFARVTKLAREHGAALIALTIDEVGQARTAEKKVEIAERLIDDLTGNWGIHESDILVDCLTFTICTGQEESRKDGLATIEGIRELKRRHPDVQTTLGLSNISFGLNPAARILLNSVFLDECVKAGLDSAIVHASKILPIARFDEEQVTTALDLIHDRRREGYDPLQKLMALFEGATAKSLRASKAEELAALPLEERLKRRIIDGEKNGLERDLDDALQERPALDIVNETLLDGMKVVGELFGSGQMQLPFVLQSAEVMKTAVAHLEPHMEKTDDAGKGTIVLATVRGDVHDIGKNLVDIILSNNGYTVVNLGIKQPVSAILEAADEHRADVIGMSGLLVKSTVIMKENLEELNQRGLAADYPVILGGAALTRAYVEQDLHEVYDGEVRYARDAFEGLRLMDALIGIKRGVPGAKLPELKQRRVRAATVEIDERPEEGSVRSDVATDNPVPEPPFRGTRVVKGIQLKEYASWLDEGALFKGQWGLKQARTGEGPSYEELVESEGRPRLRGLLDRLQTENLLEAAVVYGYFPCVSKDDDLIVLDDDGNERTRFTFPRQRRGRRLCLADFFRPEESGERDVVGFQVVTVGSRIGEETARMFEANAYRDYLELHGLSVQLAEALAEYWHARVRSELGFAGEDPAGMEDMFALKYRGARFSLGYGACPDLEDRAKIAALLEPERIGVHLSEEFQLHPEQSTDAIVIHHPEAKYFNAR; encoded by the coding sequence ATGGCCTCGTCGCCATCCACCCCGCCCGCCGACACCCGTACCCGCGTGTCCGCCCTCCGAGAGGCCCTGGCCACCCGCGTGGTGGTCGCCGACGGCGCCATGGGCACCATGCTCCAGGCCCAGAACCCCTCGCTGGACGACTTCCAGCAGCTGGAGGGGTGCAACGAGGTCCTCAACCTCACCCGGCCCGACATCGTCCGCTCGGTCCACGAGGAGTACTTCGCCGTCGGCGTCGACGCCGTCGAGACCAACACCTTCGGCGCCAACCACTCCGCCCTCGGCGAGTACGACATCCCCGAGCGCGTCCACGAACTGTCCGAGGCCGGCGCGCGCGTCGCCCGCGAGGTGGCCGACGAGTTCGCCGCCCGCGACGGCCGGCAGCGCTGGGTGCTGGGCTCCATGGGCCCCGGCACCAAGCTCCCCACCCTCGGCCACGCCCCGTACCCCGTCCTGCGCGACGCCTACCAGCGCAACGCCGAGGGCCTGGTCGCCGGCGGCGCCGACGCCCTGCTCGTGGAGACCACTCAGGACCTGCTCCAGACCAAGGCCTCCGTGCTCGGCGCCCGGCGTGCCCTGGACGCCCTGGGCCTGGACCTCCCCGTCATCGTGTCCGTCACCGTCGAGACCACCGGCACCATGCTCCTCGGCTCCGAGATCGGCGCCGCGCTCACCGCGCTGGAGCCCCTCGGCATCGACATGATCGGCCTGAACTGCGCCACCGGCCCGGCCGAGATGAGCGAGCACCTGCGCTACCTCGCCCGCCACTCCCGCGTCCCGCTGTCCTGCATGCCCAACGCCGGTCTGCCCGTCCTCGGCAAGGACGGCGCCCACTACCCGCTCACCGCGCCCGAGCTGGCCGACGCGCAGGAGACCTTCGTCCGCGAGTACGGCCTGTCCCTGGTCGGCGGCTGCTGCGGCACCACCCCCGAGCACCTGCGCCAGGTCGTCGAGCGCGTCCGGGGCGCCGCCCCCACCGAGCGGCACCCGCGGCCCGAGCCCGGCGCCGCCTCGCTCTACCAGACGGTGCCCTTCCGCCAGGACACCTCCTACCTGGCCATCGGCGAGCGGACCAACGCCAACGGCTCCAAGAAGTTCCGCGAGGCCATGCTGGACGGCCGCTGGGACGACTGCGTCGAGATGGCCCGCGACCAGATCCGCGAGGGCGCGCACATGCTCGACCTGTGCGTGGACTACGTCGGCCGGGACGGCGTCGCCGACATGGAGGAACTGGCCGGCCGGTTCGCCACCGCCTCCACGCTGCCGATCGTGCTGGACTCCACCGAGGTCGACGTTCTCCAGGCCGGCCTGGAGAAGCTCGGCGGCCGCGCGGTCATCAACTCGGTGAACTACGAGGACGGCGCCGGCCCCGAGTCCCGGTTCGCGCGCGTCACGAAGCTCGCCCGGGAGCACGGCGCCGCGCTGATCGCCCTGACCATCGACGAGGTGGGCCAGGCGCGCACCGCCGAGAAGAAGGTCGAGATCGCCGAACGGCTCATCGACGACCTCACCGGCAACTGGGGCATCCACGAGTCCGACATCCTAGTCGACTGCCTGACCTTCACCATCTGCACCGGCCAGGAGGAGTCCCGCAAGGACGGCCTGGCCACCATCGAGGGCATCCGCGAGCTGAAGCGGCGCCACCCCGACGTGCAGACCACCCTCGGCCTGTCCAACATCTCCTTCGGCCTCAACCCGGCCGCCCGCATCCTGCTCAACTCCGTCTTCCTCGACGAGTGCGTCAAGGCGGGCCTGGACTCGGCGATCGTGCACGCCAGCAAGATCCTGCCGATCGCCCGCTTCGACGAGGAGCAGGTCACCACCGCCCTCGACCTGATCCACGACCGCCGCCGCGAGGGCTACGACCCGCTGCAGAAGCTGATGGCGCTCTTCGAGGGCGCCACCGCCAAGTCGCTGCGGGCCTCCAAGGCCGAGGAACTCGCCGCCCTCCCGCTGGAGGAGCGCCTCAAGCGACGCATCATCGACGGCGAGAAGAACGGCCTGGAACGGGATCTGGACGACGCCCTCCAGGAGCGCCCCGCCCTCGACATCGTCAACGAGACCCTGCTCGACGGCATGAAGGTCGTCGGCGAACTGTTCGGCTCCGGTCAGATGCAGCTGCCGTTCGTGCTCCAGTCCGCCGAGGTCATGAAGACCGCGGTGGCCCACCTCGAACCGCACATGGAGAAGACCGACGACGCGGGCAAGGGCACCATCGTGCTGGCCACCGTCCGCGGCGACGTCCACGACATCGGCAAGAACCTCGTCGACATCATCCTGTCCAACAACGGCTACACCGTCGTCAACCTCGGCATCAAGCAGCCGGTCTCCGCGATCCTGGAGGCGGCCGACGAGCACAGGGCCGACGTCATCGGCATGTCCGGGCTCCTGGTCAAGTCCACGGTGATCATGAAGGAGAACCTGGAGGAGCTGAACCAGCGGGGGCTGGCGGCCGACTACCCCGTCATCCTCGGCGGCGCCGCCCTCACCAGGGCCTACGTCGAACAGGACCTCCACGAGGTCTACGACGGCGAGGTCCGCTACGCCCGCGACGCCTTCGAGGGTCTGCGCCTCATGGACGCCCTCATCGGCATCAAGCGCGGCGTGCCCGGCGCCAAGCTGCCCGAGCTGAAGCAGCGCCGGGTGCGGGCCGCCACCGTCGAGATCGACGAGCGGCCCGAGGAGGGCAGCGTCCGCTCCGACGTCGCCACCGACAACCCCGTCCCCGAGCCCCCCTTCCGCGGCACCCGCGTCGTCAAGGGCATCCAGCTCAAGGAGTACGCCTCCTGGCTCGACGAGGGCGCCCTCTTCAAGGGCCAGTGGGGCCTCAAGCAGGCCCGCACCGGCGAGGGACCCTCCTACGAGGAACTCGTCGAGTCCGAGGGACGGCCGCGGCTGCGGGGCCTGCTCGACCGGCTCCAGACGGAGAACCTGCTGGAGGCGGCCGTCGTCTACGGCTACTTCCCCTGCGTCTCCAAGGACGACGACCTGATCGTCCTCGACGACGACGGCAACGAGCGCACCCGGTTCACCTTCCCCCGCCAGCGCCGCGGCCGGCGCCTGTGCCTGGCCGACTTCTTCCGCCCGGAGGAGTCCGGCGAGAGGGACGTCGTCGGCTTCCAGGTCGTCACCGTCGGCTCCCGCATCGGCGAGGAGACGGCCCGCATGTTCGAGGCCAACGCCTACCGCGACTACCTCGAACTGCACGGCCTGTCCGTCCAGCTCGCCGAGGCCCTCGCCGAGTACTGGCACGCGCGCGTGCGCTCCGAACTCGGCTTCGCCGGAGAGGACCCGGCCGGGATGGAGGACATGTTCGCCCTCAAGTACCGGGGCGCCCGCTTCTCCCTCGGCTACGGCGCCTGCCCCGACCTGGAGGACCGCGCCAAGATCGCCGCCCTCCTGGAGCCGGAGCGCATCGGCGTCCACCTCTCCGAGGAGTTCCAGCTCCACCCCGAGCAGTCCACCGACGCCATCGTCATCCACCACCCGGAGGCGAAGTACTTCAACGCCCGCTGA
- a CDS encoding response regulator, producing the protein MAIRVLLVDDQPLLRTGFRMILEAEQDLAVVGEAGDGLQALDQVRALQPDVVLMDIRMPRMDGVEATRQITGPERDGPAKVLVLTTFDLDEYVVEALKAGASGFLLKDAPANELVQAIRVVASGEAMLAPSITRRLLDKYATHLPSGEEPVPDTLHTLTDREVEVLKLVARGLSNAEIAADLFVSETTVKTHVGHVLTKLGLRDRVQAAVYAYESGLVRPGAQ; encoded by the coding sequence GTGGCCATCCGCGTCCTGCTCGTCGACGACCAGCCGCTGCTGCGCACGGGGTTCCGCATGATTCTGGAGGCCGAGCAGGACCTCGCGGTCGTCGGCGAGGCCGGTGACGGCCTCCAGGCCCTCGACCAGGTGCGGGCGTTGCAGCCCGACGTGGTGCTGATGGACATCCGCATGCCGCGGATGGACGGTGTGGAGGCGACCCGCCAGATCACCGGTCCCGAGCGGGACGGCCCGGCGAAGGTGCTGGTGCTGACCACCTTCGATCTCGACGAGTACGTGGTGGAGGCGCTGAAGGCGGGTGCCAGCGGCTTCCTGCTCAAGGACGCCCCGGCCAACGAGCTGGTGCAGGCGATCCGGGTGGTGGCCAGCGGCGAGGCGATGCTCGCGCCGAGCATCACCAGGCGGCTGCTGGACAAGTACGCCACTCATCTGCCCTCGGGCGAGGAGCCGGTGCCGGACACCCTGCACACGCTGACGGACCGGGAGGTGGAGGTGCTGAAGCTGGTGGCCCGGGGGCTGTCCAACGCGGAGATCGCCGCGGACCTCTTCGTGAGCGAGACAACCGTCAAGACACACGTCGGGCACGTGCTGACGAAGCTGGGTCTGCGGGACCGGGTGCAGGCGGCGGTGTACGCGTACGAGAGCGGCCTCGTTCGGCCCGGCGCGCAGTAG
- a CDS encoding tRNA (adenine-N1)-methyltransferase: protein MSEPTGAARRRGPFKVGDQVQLTDPKGRHYTFTLEAGKNFHTHKGSFPHDELIGAPEGSVVRTTGNVAYLALRPLLPDYVLSMPRGAAVVYPKDAGQILAFADIFPGARVVEAGVGSGSLSSFLLRAIGDHGMLHSYERREDFAEIAQQNVQRYFGGPHPAWQLTVGDLQDNLSDTDVDRVILDMLAPWECLDVVKKALVPGGILCCYVATTTQLARTVESIREIGCFNEPTSWETMIRNWHVEGLAVRPDHRMIGHTGFLLTARRLADGVEPPMRRRRPAKGAYGEDYDGPNAGGGSGR from the coding sequence ATGTCCGAACCGACCGGTGCCGCCCGCAGGCGCGGGCCCTTCAAGGTCGGGGACCAGGTTCAGCTGACCGACCCCAAGGGCCGCCACTACACGTTCACGCTCGAGGCCGGGAAGAACTTCCACACCCACAAGGGTTCCTTCCCCCACGACGAACTGATCGGTGCTCCCGAGGGCAGCGTTGTCCGCACCACCGGGAACGTCGCCTACCTCGCGCTGCGCCCCCTGCTCCCCGACTACGTCCTGTCCATGCCCCGCGGGGCAGCCGTCGTCTACCCGAAGGACGCGGGGCAGATCCTCGCCTTCGCCGACATCTTCCCCGGCGCGCGCGTCGTCGAGGCCGGCGTCGGCTCCGGCTCCCTCAGCAGCTTCCTGCTGCGCGCCATCGGCGACCACGGCATGCTGCACTCCTACGAGCGCCGCGAGGACTTCGCCGAGATCGCCCAGCAGAACGTGCAGCGCTACTTCGGCGGCCCGCACCCCGCCTGGCAGCTCACCGTGGGCGACCTCCAGGACAACCTGTCCGACACCGACGTCGACCGCGTCATCCTCGACATGCTCGCCCCCTGGGAATGCCTGGACGTCGTCAAGAAGGCACTCGTGCCCGGCGGCATCCTGTGCTGCTACGTCGCGACCACGACCCAGCTCGCCCGGACCGTCGAGTCCATCCGCGAGATCGGCTGCTTCAACGAGCCGACCTCCTGGGAGACGATGATCCGCAACTGGCACGTCGAGGGCCTCGCCGTCCGCCCGGACCACCGGATGATCGGCCACACCGGCTTCCTGCTCACCGCCCGCCGCCTCGCCGACGGCGTCGAGCCGCCCATGCGCCGCCGCCGCCCCGCCAAGGGCGCCTACGGCGAGGACTACGACGGCCCCAACGCCGGCGGAGGCTCCGGCCGCTGA
- a CDS encoding ABC transporter substrate-binding protein, which produces MNRKTLVLPAVVGVLAPVLAACGGSDSGSGGDAIVVGTTDRFSVSKEAPAPLDPAYAYDVGLWNVLRQTQQTLMVQPRGDGEPVPEAAEKCGFTDTGNERYACTLRDGLKFANGDPITAEDVKYSIERALAIKADTEVASLLSTVDTVETQGDREVIFHLKTADATFPFKLSTPVAGIVNPDDYPKDKLRDGWELDGSGPYTMKAEVKDDILTKAVFTKNPNYKGSLKVNNDKVEMVFFDDAETMGAAIDKGDIDVMTRAMTPEQVQKLSRATDGDVNLVEVSGLEIRYLAFNTEASTVKDKAVRQAMAQLINRNELVSAVYGSQAQPLYSMVPAGITGHSNSFFNKYGDASVDKAKAMLEDADITTPVKLTLNYTTDHYGAATKQEFEQLQKQLNDSGLFKVDIKGTPWEKFQPAERNREYDVFGMGWFPDFPDADSFIAPFLDTNNTLKMPYANKNIINNLIPQSRGEADRLSAVDVLTEIQDITAEEVPLLPLWQGKQYVATRDDVTGTAYVLNASSSLQLWELGRGVSG; this is translated from the coding sequence ATGAACCGCAAGACTTTGGTGCTGCCGGCCGTCGTCGGCGTGCTCGCGCCGGTGCTCGCCGCCTGCGGCGGCTCGGACAGCGGCAGCGGCGGAGACGCGATCGTCGTCGGCACCACGGACCGGTTCAGCGTCTCGAAGGAGGCGCCCGCACCGCTCGACCCGGCATACGCCTACGACGTCGGCCTCTGGAACGTCCTGCGCCAGACCCAGCAGACCCTCATGGTGCAGCCCCGCGGCGACGGCGAGCCGGTGCCCGAGGCCGCCGAGAAGTGCGGCTTCACGGACACCGGAAACGAACGGTACGCGTGCACCCTGCGGGACGGTCTGAAGTTCGCCAACGGTGACCCGATCACCGCGGAGGACGTCAAGTACTCCATCGAGCGTGCCCTGGCCATCAAGGCCGACACCGAGGTCGCCTCGCTGCTCAGCACCGTGGACACCGTCGAGACGCAGGGCGACCGCGAGGTCATCTTCCACCTCAAGACGGCCGACGCCACCTTCCCCTTCAAGCTGTCGACCCCCGTCGCGGGCATCGTCAACCCCGACGACTACCCCAAGGACAAGCTGCGCGACGGCTGGGAACTGGACGGCTCCGGCCCGTACACCATGAAGGCCGAGGTCAAGGACGACATACTGACCAAGGCCGTGTTCACCAAGAACCCCAACTACAAGGGGAGCCTCAAGGTGAACAACGACAAGGTGGAGATGGTCTTCTTCGACGACGCGGAGACCATGGGCGCCGCGATCGACAAGGGCGACATCGACGTGATGACCCGCGCGATGACGCCCGAACAGGTCCAGAAGCTCTCCCGTGCCACGGACGGGGACGTCAACCTGGTCGAGGTCTCCGGCCTCGAGATCCGCTACCTGGCCTTCAACACGGAAGCGTCGACGGTGAAGGACAAGGCCGTCCGCCAGGCGATGGCCCAGCTCATCAACCGCAACGAGCTGGTCTCCGCGGTCTACGGCTCGCAGGCCCAGCCGCTGTACTCGATGGTTCCGGCCGGCATCACCGGCCACTCCAACTCGTTCTTCAACAAGTACGGCGACGCGAGCGTCGACAAGGCGAAGGCCATGCTGGAGGACGCGGACATCACCACGCCGGTCAAGCTGACGCTGAACTACACGACCGACCACTACGGCGCCGCGACCAAGCAGGAGTTCGAGCAGCTTCAGAAGCAGCTGAACGACAGCGGCCTGTTCAAGGTGGACATCAAGGGCACGCCCTGGGAGAAGTTCCAACCGGCGGAGCGCAACCGCGAGTACGACGTCTTCGGCATGGGCTGGTTCCCCGACTTCCCCGACGCCGACAGCTTCATCGCGCCGTTCCTCGACACGAACAACACCCTCAAGATGCCGTACGCGAACAAGAACATCATCAACAACCTGATCCCGCAGTCCCGCGGCGAGGCCGACCGGCTCTCCGCGGTGGACGTCCTCACCGAGATCCAGGACATCACCGCCGAGGAGGTGCCGCTGCTCCCGCTGTGGCAGGGCAAGCAGTACGTCGCCACCCGCGACGACGTCACGGGCACGGCCTACGTCCTCAACGCCTCCTCGTCACTTCAGCTCTGGGAGCTGGGCCGGGGCGTGAGCGGCTGA
- a CDS encoding HAD family hydrolase, producing the protein MTSTVPALGTRTAEGSALQAVLLDMDGTLVDTEGFWWDVETEVFASLGHTLDDSWRHVVVGGPMTRSAGFLIEATGADITLAELSVLLNDGFEQRIGRDLPLMPGAARLLAELSAHEIPTALVSASHRRIIDRVLKTLGPQNFALTVAGDEVPRTKPHPDPYLAAAAGLGADPARCAVVEDTATGVAAAESAGCHVVAVPSVAPITPAARRTVVASLEEVDLTFLRGLMTQMR; encoded by the coding sequence ATGACCAGTACGGTCCCCGCACTCGGAACCCGTACGGCCGAAGGCTCCGCCCTGCAGGCCGTGCTGCTCGACATGGACGGCACCCTGGTGGACACCGAGGGCTTCTGGTGGGACGTCGAGACGGAGGTCTTCGCCTCCCTCGGCCACACCCTCGACGACTCCTGGCGCCACGTGGTGGTCGGCGGCCCCATGACCCGCAGCGCGGGCTTCCTGATCGAGGCCACCGGCGCCGACATCACCCTCGCCGAACTCAGCGTCCTGCTCAACGACGGCTTCGAGCAGCGCATCGGCCGCGACCTGCCGCTCATGCCCGGCGCCGCCCGGCTGCTCGCGGAGCTGTCCGCGCACGAGATCCCCACGGCCCTGGTCTCCGCCTCGCACCGGCGCATCATCGACCGCGTGCTGAAGACGCTGGGCCCCCAGAACTTCGCCCTCACCGTCGCGGGCGACGAGGTGCCCCGCACCAAGCCCCACCCCGACCCGTACCTGGCCGCCGCGGCCGGACTCGGCGCGGACCCGGCCCGCTGCGCCGTCGTCGAGGACACCGCGACCGGCGTCGCCGCCGCCGAGTCGGCCGGCTGCCACGTCGTGGCGGTCCCCTCGGTCGCCCCCATCACCCCGGCCGCCCGGCGCACGGTGGTCGCCTCTCTGGAAGAAGTCGACCTGACATTTCTGCGCGGCCTGATGACACAAATGCGCTAG
- a CDS encoding MIP/aquaporin family protein, translating to MSSSDIFIGETIGTALLILLGGGVCAAVTLKASKARNAGWVAIAFGWGFAVMTAAYISGPLSGAHLNPAVTVGIAIKDGDWGNVPTYFAGQILGAMIGAVLVWVAYYGQFQAHLTDREIVGGPGAQDTTAKSVEAQEKGAGPVLGVFSTGPEIRHTVQNLATEIIGTFVLLLAILTQGLNDEGNGLGVLGALITGFVVVSIGLSLGGPTGYAINPVRDLGPRIVHALLPLPNKGGSDWSYAWIPVVGPLIGGAIAGGVYNLAFA from the coding sequence GTGTCCAGCTCCGACATCTTCATCGGCGAGACCATCGGTACCGCCCTGCTCATCCTGCTCGGCGGCGGCGTGTGTGCCGCCGTCACGCTCAAGGCCTCCAAGGCACGCAACGCCGGCTGGGTCGCCATCGCCTTCGGGTGGGGCTTCGCCGTCATGACGGCGGCCTACATATCGGGTCCGCTCTCCGGCGCCCACCTCAACCCGGCCGTGACGGTCGGCATCGCGATCAAGGACGGCGACTGGGGCAACGTCCCGACCTACTTCGCGGGCCAGATCCTCGGTGCCATGATCGGCGCGGTCCTGGTCTGGGTCGCCTACTACGGCCAGTTCCAGGCCCACCTCACCGATCGGGAGATCGTCGGCGGTCCCGGCGCACAGGACACGACGGCCAAGTCCGTCGAGGCGCAGGAGAAGGGTGCGGGCCCCGTCCTGGGCGTCTTCTCCACCGGTCCCGAGATCCGGCACACGGTCCAGAACCTCGCCACGGAGATCATCGGCACCTTCGTGCTGCTGCTCGCCATCCTGACCCAGGGCCTGAACGACGAGGGCAACGGCCTCGGCGTCCTGGGCGCCCTGATCACCGGCTTCGTGGTCGTCTCGATCGGCCTGTCGCTCGGCGGTCCGACGGGATACGCGATCAACCCGGTCCGCGACCTCGGCCCGCGCATCGTGCACGCCCTGCTGCCCCTGCCCAACAAGGGCGGATCCGACTGGTCCTACGCCTGGATCCCGGTCGTCGGTCCGCTGATCGGCGGTGCGATCGCCGGAGGTGTCTACAACCTCGCGTTCGCCTGA